The genome window AGCTGACCGATCATATCTACCATGCTGTTGTTTTCCACGGTGTTCTTGGATGTCACCTATGGCTCCATTGTCTGAGCAATCTCGATAAAACCGCCACTTAAAACCGCCACTTCATTAAAAATTTAGAAAACTCTCTTCAAAAATTTTTGATGGGTGTATTCGGTCAGTGCGATCGCTCATCGTTGAGTTGAGCATGATTATCCTGAATGGTGCATTGGTGACAAGTTAAGCCCGTAAGACAGTTGTCAAGGGGATTTGAGAAGATGCTTGAAAAAAAGCTGGTCAGAGCCGCGCTGTTGGCAAGGATTGGGTGCAACAATTAACTTAACGTTCGGTTTTCGTTGCTGTTTAACTTATGGTAAGACTTTTAATACCAGACCCATGGAATCGGCTCAAACGTTACTAAATCAAAATCAGATTATTCAGATAAGCACAACGATAAGATTTATACCTATTAATCGTTAGGTCATCATCATGGAGCCGAATAATACAGGTGCCCGTTATGATCAAATTGCCCGATGGTGGCAGACTCAACATCAAGATTCAACCTACGGAATCGCCCAATTGGAGCGGGCTATCAAATTTACTTCCAATAGGCACTCAGCTCTTGATGTCGGCTGTGGAAGTAGCGGACGTTTTATCAACATCTTATCCCAGCATAAATTTCAGGCTGAAGGACTTGATATTTCTAGAGAAATGATAAATTTAGCCCGGAAATTGCATCCAGAAATCACATTTTATAGGGCAGACATCTGCGGTTGGATTCCTCCTAAACTTTACAGCTTGATTTCTGCTTGGGACAGCACTTTTCATCTGCCGCTAAACGCCCAAGAGCCTGTCTTGAAAAAGCTATGCGATGCTCTTGAACCCGATGGAGTACTCTTATTCACCTGTGGTGGTGGACATACAAACAGTGAGATAGAGGGGGCATTTCAAGGTCAGGACTTTGAGTACAGTACTTTGGGGGTAGAGGCTTTCCTGCGTATTCTGAGTAAGCATCACTGCACATGTCGTCATCTCGAATATGACCAATATCCTGAAAATCATGTTTATATCATTGCTCAAAAGACCTAACTCAATTTTTCAGTTGGGGAGCGGTTGAAGGCAATAAATTGCGTTGGTAGAGCGCATCTTATTGATTGCCTTGAGTATGACGGACGCCGAGGCTGCCGATTGTAAGATGAAAATCTCTCTTCTCCATTACCCATTACCCATTACCCATTACCCATTTTCAAGACAAAACTCAGTCTACGAACTTTGGGAAGGTGCGTTTTTTGAGTCTGGAGAATGAAGTCTGTACCACACGGTATGATCTACTGCTAAGACGGGACTAGCCAGGAAGAAACAGTGGGGCAGACAAACTCGATGAAAAGTAGCTTACAAAACATATTCTTTCAGTTCTCCTCTGACCTCTGTTGCCTCCTTGGAAAAGATGGCTACTTCAAACAAGTGAACCCAGCTTGGGAAGAATTACTAGGCTGGACTCCGGCAGAACTGATGGCACAACCTTGGCTAGCATTTGTTCATCCAGAAGAGGTAAGTGCTACGCAGAAACGTTACCAAGAATTGATCATGGGTGAACCGATGGAGTTAGAACATCGCTATAGCCATAGGGATGGTAGTTATCGCTGGCTTGCCTGGAAAATGTTGCTCAATGAGGATGGATGGGTTTATGCAATTGGGCGAGATATTAGTGAACACAAGCAACACGAACAAGCACTGGAGCAAATTGTACAGCCGCAAGCAACACAACTGAAAATAGCTCATCAAGCCACAAAATTAGCCCAAGAGCAGTTCCAGAAAACACAGCAACAACTAAGTGCTTTGCGATCGGAATTTAAACAGCGTTTAACAACGCAAGTTGAGCAACGTATCAGTGAAATCCTCCTGGGTGACAACATCACTGCGGAACTGGGTTATACCCTTACCTACGAAGACTTGTTGCGGTCGATGCTGGGGTACTGCTGCTCGATACTAACCGACGCATTATTTTAACCAATCCGGTTGCTCGCGATTACTTGGAGCTACTGGCTTACCTGGATGATAACAACGTCTTACAAGCTTTGGGTAGTAAATCTCTAGAACAACTGATTCAATGTGATAAGGACGAGCCAATTTGCCAGGAAGTGACTTCAGGCCATTGTCAAGATTTGGTTTTTGAAGCGATGGTTGAACCTGTGACGCTAGAAATGCAGTCAGGATATTGGTTGGTGTTGCTCCGAAATATTAGCGATCGCAAGCGTGTAGAATCTGAAATTCGCAAAGCTCTGGAAAAAGAACGGGAACTCAATGCTTTAAAAACTCGCTTAGTTCGGACTATTTCCCATGAATCAGGATTGGGTTTAGCTATTGTTAAGAAAGCGGTGGAATTGCATGGCGGTGAGATTCGTTTTCAAACTCAAGTCGGAGTTGGCACGACGTTTACTGTCAAGTTGCCCTGTTAAAACACGAACGAAGGAGTGGAGAAGTTGAGAAATTGACAAAGAAATACTCTCTCTTCATACTCTTGTCGCTTAGAGGTTAGAACGCTTACCGTGGAAAAAACTGAATTCCGGAGGGTGAGCGATGAACGATAAGGGTAATGAGCCGCTCAAAGCCTGGGAAGAACTGGAAAAACATTCCCTATTTCCGAGTGGAGAGTGGGAAGGCTTTTACACCTATAGCTTTGGACCTGATTCCCAGCGCCATATTATGTCGTTTGCTCTAACCTTTAAAAACAAAAGCGTTAGTGGCAGTGGCATTGACAATGTCAGTCGCTTCATTTGGCGCGGACATTACGATACAGAGAAACTGCGCTGTTGGATGCAAAAGCGGTATCCTAGCCATACTGTCTCCTACGACGGTTATGTTGACCAAAATGGAATATGGGGAAGTTGGGAAATCCCTCCCCACTACCGAGGGGGTTTCCATATTTGGCCAAAAGGACTTTCACAGAATCTCACGGTTGAGGACAAAGAAACTGTTCCAGAAACGGCCAAGCTTCCCCAATTATCGATACCCACTGGCATTCAGTTGTAGCAGGAATGGAAAAGACCTTCCAATTACCAATTACCAATTACCGTATTTTGTCGTTTTCACAACTGATTTAGACTGGCTATCGTTTTACATGAAGCGTGTGAGCTGTACGCGGTATCGGTCTTTTTTAGTGACGGCAACTTCCCCAATTTCCAAGCGTCCCTTGCCACGAATGGCAATTAAGTCTCCCGATTTGACGATATGACTGGCTTGGGTAATATCTTTCCAATTGACCCGGACATCGCCACCGGTAATCAAGTCAGCCATTTTGTTGCGGGACATGCCAAAACCAGCCGAGGCGATCGCATCGAGACGCATTGACGCCTCTACAGTGGTCATCTCTTTTTTCTTCGGTTCTCGAATCTTCAGTTCCGAGAGGTCAATGGGTTGGGTTTTCACGGGTACAGAACGCACTTGAGTTAACTGAGTGCCCAGAAATTCCACGATTTCGGGTACCACAATTACCTGACCCCCTCGTTCTCCCAAAACGATGATGTCACCAATCTTGTCTCGCACCAAGCCAGTGCCCAAAATGGCACCCAAAAAGTCTCGGTGGGTTGCCTGATCAAACAAAAAGTTACCAGCCATATCTAATGCGGCTACTGCAACTTGGGCGCGATCGAGGGGGAGTTCGGATCGTGCGATCGCAATCCGTTGTCGTTCAGCCTGAGGATAACCGCCCCAAGCCAGCAATTGCACTTCCGTCAACCGTTGAAACTGCTGCTGAATTTGTGCCACTTCCGGCGGCGAGAGAAAATCGGTAAAGACCACTTCCCAGGTCTTAATCGCCTGTTCAGCTAGGTCAATCACACGGGCAATACTTTCTCGATTTTCGACTCCTTTGAGCAATTCTTCTCTGGGCAGCATTCGCGATCGCTTTTAGACAACACCTCCTTGATTCTAGCGGTGGGTTATCGCAAAAGGCAGAAGGCCGAAGGTAGAAGGCAGAGGACTGAAGGTAGAAGGCTTTTATGTTTATTACTGATAAGTGGTGGCAAGAGCGGTTAAAGAAAGTCCTAACCTTTATGGCAACAGCGATCGCTAGTCGGTTGGCGTCGCCTTGGATTAGCCCCTTTATGATTAGGGCTGAAGCTGTTTGAGTTTATTTTGTGCCGATAGCAGCAGGGATTGGGCTTTCAGATAGGCCGTTGTGCCGTTTTGGACTTTTTCAAGTTCATAAATAATTCCTTGGAGTTCGCTAATGGTGTAGTTACGATTC of Microcoleus sp. AS-A8 contains these proteins:
- a CDS encoding class I SAM-dependent methyltransferase, translating into MEPNNTGARYDQIARWWQTQHQDSTYGIAQLERAIKFTSNRHSALDVGCGSSGRFINILSQHKFQAEGLDISREMINLARKLHPEITFYRADICGWIPPKLYSLISAWDSTFHLPLNAQEPVLKKLCDALEPDGVLLFTCGGGHTNSEIEGAFQGQDFEYSTLGVEAFLRILSKHHCTCRHLEYDQYPENHVYIIAQKT
- a CDS encoding PAS domain S-box protein; the protein is MKSSLQNIFFQFSSDLCCLLGKDGYFKQVNPAWEELLGWTPAELMAQPWLAFVHPEEVSATQKRYQELIMGEPMELEHRYSHRDGSYRWLAWKMLLNEDGWVYAIGRDISEHKQHEQALEQIVQPQATQLKIAHQATKLAQEQFQKTQQQLSALRSEFKQRLTTQVEQRISEILLGDNITAELGYTLTYEDLLRSMLGYCCSILTDALF
- a CDS encoding photosystem II S4 domain protein; the encoded protein is MLPREELLKGVENRESIARVIDLAEQAIKTWEVVFTDFLSPPEVAQIQQQFQRLTEVQLLAWGGYPQAERQRIAIARSELPLDRAQVAVAALDMAGNFLFDQATHRDFLGAILGTGLVRDKIGDIIVLGERGGQVIVVPEIVEFLGTQLTQVRSVPVKTQPIDLSELKIREPKKKEMTTVEASMRLDAIASAGFGMSRNKMADLITGGDVRVNWKDITQASHIVKSGDLIAIRGKGRLEIGEVAVTKKDRYRVQLTRFM